The following proteins come from a genomic window of Oncorhynchus mykiss isolate Arlee chromosome 19, USDA_OmykA_1.1, whole genome shotgun sequence:
- the LOC110497361 gene encoding GRB2-associated-binding protein 1 isoform X4, which yields MSGGDVVCSGWLRKSPPEKKLRRYAWKKRWFVLRSGRLSGDPDVLEYYKNDHAKKPIRVIDLNLCEQVDAGLTFNKKDLEHSFIFDIKTIDRVFYLVADTEDDMNKWVRYICDICGFNPTDDEAAKAAHQAASGGSVVDTPPHPGLGGPPAMLTNVPPPYQPVSVRHLDSESSLDEPQDYLWLVNCESKKPEPNSSVTPLPQEYLLLEECESKGAPSPPQVNLAHAECSKSTSSETDLNDNVPAHRTPTSTSSSSKHANGFFSSVLPPHPSSASSIYDSPPSRGGDLSSSLYHLPRSYSQDTVLLPKSASSPPVPVDGDAPELYVFNTPSRKPSMETQMRNLSVSYDIPPTPGSNCTYQVPRGPASGGSEGGDGMPPPRPPKPSLSSLTPGHPPPPAERSPTDTYCVPRSMSETDGNYCVPTSAGNKALRSNTIGTMDSSRLRKDLGSQDCYDIPRTFPSDKSCSFDFNESFNSYLPASLSAPPPLQKNKGMMPVGSQSMEEVDQNYVPMSANSPSHHRSGSLSGCEPIMEPNYVPMTPGPGTLEFSLGKQVPPPAHMGFRSSPNTPPRRPMLISDCQPPPVDRNLKPDRKGQSPKIIRAKGVGLERTDSQTVGEFPRRRKAKPAPLEIKPLPEWEESSAPVRSPVTRSFAREEESFYCTVPITPVKREMEGLDTVEENMKLGASMTADGGSSPMVKPKGDKQVEYLDLDLDPGKSTPPRKKKSNGIGLAVSDERVDYVVVDQQRTQALKSTREAWNDGRQSTETDTSTKGPK from the exons GCATGGAAGAAGCGGTGGTTTGTTCTCCGCAGCGGCCGTCTCTCGGGCGACCCAGACGTGCTGGAGTACTACAAGAATGATCACGCCAAGAAGCCCATCCGCGTGATCGACCTCAACCTGTGTGAACAG GTGGACGCAGGGCTCACGTTCAACAAGAAGGACCTGGAGCACAGCTTCATCTTCGACATCAAGACCATCGACCGCGTCTTCTACCTGGTGGCCGACACGGAGGACGACATGAACAAGTGGGTCCGCTACATCTGTGACATCTGCGGCTTCAACCCCACGGACGACG AAGCGGCAAAGGCTGCCCACCAGGCGGCCAGCGGTGGCTCTGTGGTGGACACGCCCCCTCACCCTGGCCTGGGGGGTCCTCCGGCCATGCTGACCAACGTGCCCCCTCCCTACCAGCCGGTCAGCGTGCGCCACCTGGACTCGGAGTCCAGCCTGGACGAACCCCAGGACTACCTGTGGCTGGTCAACTGTGAGAGCAAGAAGCCAGAGCCCAACAG CTCTGTGACTCCTCTCCCCCAGGAGTACCTCCTCCTGGAGGAGTGTGAGAGCAAAGGGGCTCCTTCGCCTCCCCAGGTTAATCT AGCCCACGCCGAGTGTTCCAAGTCAACCTCGTCAGAGACGGACCTGAACGACAACGTCCCCGCCCACCGCACGCCAACCTCCACTAGCTCCTCCTCTAAGCACGCCAACGGCTTCTTCTCCTCTGTCCtgccccctcacccctcctctgcctcctccatcTATGACTCTCCGCCTTCCCGTGGAGGCGACCTCTCCTCCAGCCTCTACCACCTCCCCCGCTCCTACTCCCAGGACACTGTGCTCCTTCCCAAGTCCGCCTCCTCGCCCCCCGTCCCGGTCGACGGCGACGCCCCGGAGCTCTATGTCTTCAACACGCCCTCGCGGAAGCCCTCCATGGAGACTCAGATGAGGAACCTGTCGGTTAGCTACGATATTCCTCCCACACCAGGCAGTAACTGTACCTATCAGGTGCCTCGAGGTCCAGCGAGTGGTGGGTCTGAGGGTGGGGATGGGATGCCTCCGCCCCGGCCCCCCAAGCCTTCCCTCAGCTCCCTGACCCCGGGGCACCCGCCGCCCCCCGCGGAGCGCTCGCCCACGGACACGTACTGCGTGCCGCGCTCCATGTCGGAGACGGACGGGAACTACTGCGTGCCCACCAGCGCCGGGAACAAGGCCCTGAGGAGCAACACCATCGGCACCATGGACTCATCACGCCTCAGGAAAG ATTTGGGCTCCCAGGACTGTTACGATATCCCTAGGACGTTTCCCTCTGACAAGAGCTGCTCGTTTGACTTCAATGAAAGCTTCAACAGCTACTTG cctgcctccctctctgccccccctcccctccagaaAAACAAAGGCATGATGCCAGTGGGCAGCCAGTCCATGGAGGAAGTTGACCAGAACTACGTACCCATGAGCGCCAACTCCCCATCCCACCACCGCTCCGGCAGCCTGTCGGGCTGTGAACCCATCATGGAACCCAACTATGTCCCCATGACCCCGGGCCCGGGCACCTTAGAGTTCTCCCTGGGCAAGCAGGTTCCCCCACCGGCCCACATGGGGTTTCGCTCAAGCCCCAATACCCCACCCCGCAGGCCCATGCTCATCAGCGATTGTCAGCCCCCGCCCGTGGACCGCAACCTCAAACCGGACCGCAAAG GTCAGAGTCCTAAAATAATAAGAGCAAAGGGGGTTGGTTTAGAGCGAACCGACTCTCAGACCGTAGGGGAGTTCCCAAGACGACGCAAGG CCAAGCCCGCCCCTTTGGAGATCAAGCCCCTACCTGAGTGGGAGGAGTCATCGGCACCTGTCCGCTCGCCTGTCACCAGGTCTTTTGCTCGGGA AGAGGAGTCCTTCTACTGCACTGTCCCCATCACCCCTGttaagagggagatggagggccTTGACACCGTAGAGGAG AACATGAAGCTGGGTGCGTCCATGACGGCGGACGGGGGGAGCAGCCCAATGGTGAAGCCCAAGGGAGACAAGCAGGTGGAGTACCTGGACCTAGACCTGGACCCCGGCAAGTCTACCCCACCACGGAAG AAGAAGAGTAATGGGATTGGTCTGGCGGTGTCAGATGAGCGGGTGGACTACGTGGTGGTGGACCAGCAGCGGACGCAGGCCCTCAAGAGCACCCGGGAGGCCTGGAACGATGGACGCCagtccacagagacagacacctctACCAAAGGGCCCAAGTGA
- the LOC110497361 gene encoding GRB2-associated-binding protein 1 isoform X8, whose translation MSGGDVVCSGWLRKSPPEKKLRRYAWKKRWFVLRSGRLSGDPDVLEYYKNDHAKKPIRVIDLNLCEQVDAGLTFNKKDLEHSFIFDIKTIDRVFYLVADTEDDMNKWVRYICDICGFNPTDDEAAKAAHQAASGGSVVDTPPHPGLGGPPAMLTNVPPPYQPVSVRHLDSESSLDEPQDYLWLVNCESKKPEPNSSVTPLPQEYLLLEECESKGAPSPPQVNLAHAECSKSTSSETDLNDNVPAHRTPTSTSSSSKHANGFFSSVLPPHPSSASSIYDSPPSRGGDLSSSLYHLPRSYSQDTVLLPKSASSPPVPVDGDAPELYVFNTPSRKPSMETQMRNLSVSYDIPPTPGSNCTYQVPRGPASGGSEGGDGMPPPRPPKPSLSSLTPGHPPPPAERSPTDTYCVPRSMSETDGNYCVPTSAGNKALRSNTIGTMDSSRLRKDLGSQDCYDIPRTFPSDKSCSFDFNESFNSYLKNKGMMPVGSQSMEEVDQNYVPMSANSPSHHRSGSLSGCEPIMEPNYVPMTPGPGTLEFSLGKQVPPPAHMGFRSSPNTPPRRPMLISDCQPPPVDRNLKPDRKAKPAPLEIKPLPEWEESSAPVRSPVTRSFARDPSRFPMPPRPPSVHSTASSTDSEDCDENYVAMVSKADELNMKLGASMTADGGSSPMVKPKGDKQVEYLDLDLDPGKSTPPRKKKSNGIGLAVSDERVDYVVVDQQRTQALKSTREAWNDGRQSTETDTSTKGPK comes from the exons GCATGGAAGAAGCGGTGGTTTGTTCTCCGCAGCGGCCGTCTCTCGGGCGACCCAGACGTGCTGGAGTACTACAAGAATGATCACGCCAAGAAGCCCATCCGCGTGATCGACCTCAACCTGTGTGAACAG GTGGACGCAGGGCTCACGTTCAACAAGAAGGACCTGGAGCACAGCTTCATCTTCGACATCAAGACCATCGACCGCGTCTTCTACCTGGTGGCCGACACGGAGGACGACATGAACAAGTGGGTCCGCTACATCTGTGACATCTGCGGCTTCAACCCCACGGACGACG AAGCGGCAAAGGCTGCCCACCAGGCGGCCAGCGGTGGCTCTGTGGTGGACACGCCCCCTCACCCTGGCCTGGGGGGTCCTCCGGCCATGCTGACCAACGTGCCCCCTCCCTACCAGCCGGTCAGCGTGCGCCACCTGGACTCGGAGTCCAGCCTGGACGAACCCCAGGACTACCTGTGGCTGGTCAACTGTGAGAGCAAGAAGCCAGAGCCCAACAG CTCTGTGACTCCTCTCCCCCAGGAGTACCTCCTCCTGGAGGAGTGTGAGAGCAAAGGGGCTCCTTCGCCTCCCCAGGTTAATCT AGCCCACGCCGAGTGTTCCAAGTCAACCTCGTCAGAGACGGACCTGAACGACAACGTCCCCGCCCACCGCACGCCAACCTCCACTAGCTCCTCCTCTAAGCACGCCAACGGCTTCTTCTCCTCTGTCCtgccccctcacccctcctctgcctcctccatcTATGACTCTCCGCCTTCCCGTGGAGGCGACCTCTCCTCCAGCCTCTACCACCTCCCCCGCTCCTACTCCCAGGACACTGTGCTCCTTCCCAAGTCCGCCTCCTCGCCCCCCGTCCCGGTCGACGGCGACGCCCCGGAGCTCTATGTCTTCAACACGCCCTCGCGGAAGCCCTCCATGGAGACTCAGATGAGGAACCTGTCGGTTAGCTACGATATTCCTCCCACACCAGGCAGTAACTGTACCTATCAGGTGCCTCGAGGTCCAGCGAGTGGTGGGTCTGAGGGTGGGGATGGGATGCCTCCGCCCCGGCCCCCCAAGCCTTCCCTCAGCTCCCTGACCCCGGGGCACCCGCCGCCCCCCGCGGAGCGCTCGCCCACGGACACGTACTGCGTGCCGCGCTCCATGTCGGAGACGGACGGGAACTACTGCGTGCCCACCAGCGCCGGGAACAAGGCCCTGAGGAGCAACACCATCGGCACCATGGACTCATCACGCCTCAGGAAAG ATTTGGGCTCCCAGGACTGTTACGATATCCCTAGGACGTTTCCCTCTGACAAGAGCTGCTCGTTTGACTTCAATGAAAGCTTCAACAGCTACTTG aaAAACAAAGGCATGATGCCAGTGGGCAGCCAGTCCATGGAGGAAGTTGACCAGAACTACGTACCCATGAGCGCCAACTCCCCATCCCACCACCGCTCCGGCAGCCTGTCGGGCTGTGAACCCATCATGGAACCCAACTATGTCCCCATGACCCCGGGCCCGGGCACCTTAGAGTTCTCCCTGGGCAAGCAGGTTCCCCCACCGGCCCACATGGGGTTTCGCTCAAGCCCCAATACCCCACCCCGCAGGCCCATGCTCATCAGCGATTGTCAGCCCCCGCCCGTGGACCGCAACCTCAAACCGGACCGCAAAG CCAAGCCCGCCCCTTTGGAGATCAAGCCCCTACCTGAGTGGGAGGAGTCATCGGCACCTGTCCGCTCGCCTGTCACCAGGTCTTTTGCTCGGGA TCCCTCCAGGTTCCCCATGCCCCCCAGGCCTCCCTCGGTGCATAGCACCGCCTCCAGCACCGACTCCGAGGACTGTGATGAGAATTATGTAGCCATGGTCTCTAAGGCAGACGAACTC AACATGAAGCTGGGTGCGTCCATGACGGCGGACGGGGGGAGCAGCCCAATGGTGAAGCCCAAGGGAGACAAGCAGGTGGAGTACCTGGACCTAGACCTGGACCCCGGCAAGTCTACCCCACCACGGAAG AAGAAGAGTAATGGGATTGGTCTGGCGGTGTCAGATGAGCGGGTGGACTACGTGGTGGTGGACCAGCAGCGGACGCAGGCCCTCAAGAGCACCCGGGAGGCCTGGAACGATGGACGCCagtccacagagacagacacctctACCAAAGGGCCCAAGTGA
- the LOC110497361 gene encoding GRB2-associated-binding protein 1 isoform X12 — protein sequence MSGGDVVCSGWLRKSPPEKKLRRYAWKKRWFVLRSGRLSGDPDVLEYYKNDHAKKPIRVIDLNLCEQVDAGLTFNKKDLEHSFIFDIKTIDRVFYLVADTEDDMNKWVRYICDICGFNPTDDEAAKAAHQAASGGSVVDTPPHPGLGGPPAMLTNVPPPYQPVSVRHLDSESSLDEPQDYLWLVNCESKKPEPNSSVTPLPQEYLLLEECESKGAPSPPQVNLAHAECSKSTSSETDLNDNVPAHRTPTSTSSSSKHANGFFSSVLPPHPSSASSIYDSPPSRGGDLSSSLYHLPRSYSQDTVLLPKSASSPPVPVDGDAPELYVFNTPSRKPSMETQMRNLSVSYDIPPTPGSNCTYQVPRGPASGGSEGGDGMPPPRPPKPSLSSLTPGHPPPPAERSPTDTYCVPRSMSETDGNYCVPTSAGNKALRSNTIGTMDSSRLRKDLGSQDCYDIPRTFPSDKSCSFDFNESFNSYLPASLSAPPPLQKNKGMMPVGSQSMEEVDQNYVPMSANSPSHHRSGSLSGCEPIMEPNYVPMTPGPGTLEFSLGKQVPPPAHMGFRSSPNTPPRRPMLISDCQPPPVDRNLKPDRKGQSPKIIRAKGVGLERTDSQTVGEFPRRRKAKPAPLEIKPLPEWEESSAPVRSPVTRSFARET from the exons GCATGGAAGAAGCGGTGGTTTGTTCTCCGCAGCGGCCGTCTCTCGGGCGACCCAGACGTGCTGGAGTACTACAAGAATGATCACGCCAAGAAGCCCATCCGCGTGATCGACCTCAACCTGTGTGAACAG GTGGACGCAGGGCTCACGTTCAACAAGAAGGACCTGGAGCACAGCTTCATCTTCGACATCAAGACCATCGACCGCGTCTTCTACCTGGTGGCCGACACGGAGGACGACATGAACAAGTGGGTCCGCTACATCTGTGACATCTGCGGCTTCAACCCCACGGACGACG AAGCGGCAAAGGCTGCCCACCAGGCGGCCAGCGGTGGCTCTGTGGTGGACACGCCCCCTCACCCTGGCCTGGGGGGTCCTCCGGCCATGCTGACCAACGTGCCCCCTCCCTACCAGCCGGTCAGCGTGCGCCACCTGGACTCGGAGTCCAGCCTGGACGAACCCCAGGACTACCTGTGGCTGGTCAACTGTGAGAGCAAGAAGCCAGAGCCCAACAG CTCTGTGACTCCTCTCCCCCAGGAGTACCTCCTCCTGGAGGAGTGTGAGAGCAAAGGGGCTCCTTCGCCTCCCCAGGTTAATCT AGCCCACGCCGAGTGTTCCAAGTCAACCTCGTCAGAGACGGACCTGAACGACAACGTCCCCGCCCACCGCACGCCAACCTCCACTAGCTCCTCCTCTAAGCACGCCAACGGCTTCTTCTCCTCTGTCCtgccccctcacccctcctctgcctcctccatcTATGACTCTCCGCCTTCCCGTGGAGGCGACCTCTCCTCCAGCCTCTACCACCTCCCCCGCTCCTACTCCCAGGACACTGTGCTCCTTCCCAAGTCCGCCTCCTCGCCCCCCGTCCCGGTCGACGGCGACGCCCCGGAGCTCTATGTCTTCAACACGCCCTCGCGGAAGCCCTCCATGGAGACTCAGATGAGGAACCTGTCGGTTAGCTACGATATTCCTCCCACACCAGGCAGTAACTGTACCTATCAGGTGCCTCGAGGTCCAGCGAGTGGTGGGTCTGAGGGTGGGGATGGGATGCCTCCGCCCCGGCCCCCCAAGCCTTCCCTCAGCTCCCTGACCCCGGGGCACCCGCCGCCCCCCGCGGAGCGCTCGCCCACGGACACGTACTGCGTGCCGCGCTCCATGTCGGAGACGGACGGGAACTACTGCGTGCCCACCAGCGCCGGGAACAAGGCCCTGAGGAGCAACACCATCGGCACCATGGACTCATCACGCCTCAGGAAAG ATTTGGGCTCCCAGGACTGTTACGATATCCCTAGGACGTTTCCCTCTGACAAGAGCTGCTCGTTTGACTTCAATGAAAGCTTCAACAGCTACTTG cctgcctccctctctgccccccctcccctccagaaAAACAAAGGCATGATGCCAGTGGGCAGCCAGTCCATGGAGGAAGTTGACCAGAACTACGTACCCATGAGCGCCAACTCCCCATCCCACCACCGCTCCGGCAGCCTGTCGGGCTGTGAACCCATCATGGAACCCAACTATGTCCCCATGACCCCGGGCCCGGGCACCTTAGAGTTCTCCCTGGGCAAGCAGGTTCCCCCACCGGCCCACATGGGGTTTCGCTCAAGCCCCAATACCCCACCCCGCAGGCCCATGCTCATCAGCGATTGTCAGCCCCCGCCCGTGGACCGCAACCTCAAACCGGACCGCAAAG GTCAGAGTCCTAAAATAATAAGAGCAAAGGGGGTTGGTTTAGAGCGAACCGACTCTCAGACCGTAGGGGAGTTCCCAAGACGACGCAAGG CCAAGCCCGCCCCTTTGGAGATCAAGCCCCTACCTGAGTGGGAGGAGTCATCGGCACCTGTCCGCTCGCCTGTCACCAGGTCTTTTGCTCGGGA AACATGA
- the LOC110497361 gene encoding GRB2-associated-binding protein 1 isoform X13 has translation MSGGDVVCSGWLRKSPPEKKLRRYAWKKRWFVLRSGRLSGDPDVLEYYKNDHAKKPIRVIDLNLCEQVDAGLTFNKKDLEHSFIFDIKTIDRVFYLVADTEDDMNKWVRYICDICGFNPTDDEAAKAAHQAASGGSVVDTPPHPGLGGPPAMLTNVPPPYQPVSVRHLDSESSLDEPQDYLWLVNCESKKPEPNSSVTPLPQEYLLLEECESKGAPSPPQVNLAHAECSKSTSSETDLNDNVPAHRTPTSTSSSSKHANGFFSSVLPPHPSSASSIYDSPPSRGGDLSSSLYHLPRSYSQDTVLLPKSASSPPVPVDGDAPELYVFNTPSRKPSMETQMRNLSVSYDIPPTPGSNCTYQVPRGPASGGSEGGDGMPPPRPPKPSLSSLTPGHPPPPAERSPTDTYCVPRSMSETDGNYCVPTSAGNKALRSNTIGTMDSSRLRKDLGSQDCYDIPRTFPSDKSCSFDFNESFNSYLPASLSAPPPLQKNKGMMPVGSQSMEEVDQNYVPMSANSPSHHRSGSLSGCEPIMEPNYVPMTPGPGTLEFSLGKQVPPPAHMGFRSSPNTPPRRPMLISDCQPPPVDRNLKPDRKAKPAPLEIKPLPEWEESSAPVRSPVTRSFARET, from the exons GCATGGAAGAAGCGGTGGTTTGTTCTCCGCAGCGGCCGTCTCTCGGGCGACCCAGACGTGCTGGAGTACTACAAGAATGATCACGCCAAGAAGCCCATCCGCGTGATCGACCTCAACCTGTGTGAACAG GTGGACGCAGGGCTCACGTTCAACAAGAAGGACCTGGAGCACAGCTTCATCTTCGACATCAAGACCATCGACCGCGTCTTCTACCTGGTGGCCGACACGGAGGACGACATGAACAAGTGGGTCCGCTACATCTGTGACATCTGCGGCTTCAACCCCACGGACGACG AAGCGGCAAAGGCTGCCCACCAGGCGGCCAGCGGTGGCTCTGTGGTGGACACGCCCCCTCACCCTGGCCTGGGGGGTCCTCCGGCCATGCTGACCAACGTGCCCCCTCCCTACCAGCCGGTCAGCGTGCGCCACCTGGACTCGGAGTCCAGCCTGGACGAACCCCAGGACTACCTGTGGCTGGTCAACTGTGAGAGCAAGAAGCCAGAGCCCAACAG CTCTGTGACTCCTCTCCCCCAGGAGTACCTCCTCCTGGAGGAGTGTGAGAGCAAAGGGGCTCCTTCGCCTCCCCAGGTTAATCT AGCCCACGCCGAGTGTTCCAAGTCAACCTCGTCAGAGACGGACCTGAACGACAACGTCCCCGCCCACCGCACGCCAACCTCCACTAGCTCCTCCTCTAAGCACGCCAACGGCTTCTTCTCCTCTGTCCtgccccctcacccctcctctgcctcctccatcTATGACTCTCCGCCTTCCCGTGGAGGCGACCTCTCCTCCAGCCTCTACCACCTCCCCCGCTCCTACTCCCAGGACACTGTGCTCCTTCCCAAGTCCGCCTCCTCGCCCCCCGTCCCGGTCGACGGCGACGCCCCGGAGCTCTATGTCTTCAACACGCCCTCGCGGAAGCCCTCCATGGAGACTCAGATGAGGAACCTGTCGGTTAGCTACGATATTCCTCCCACACCAGGCAGTAACTGTACCTATCAGGTGCCTCGAGGTCCAGCGAGTGGTGGGTCTGAGGGTGGGGATGGGATGCCTCCGCCCCGGCCCCCCAAGCCTTCCCTCAGCTCCCTGACCCCGGGGCACCCGCCGCCCCCCGCGGAGCGCTCGCCCACGGACACGTACTGCGTGCCGCGCTCCATGTCGGAGACGGACGGGAACTACTGCGTGCCCACCAGCGCCGGGAACAAGGCCCTGAGGAGCAACACCATCGGCACCATGGACTCATCACGCCTCAGGAAAG ATTTGGGCTCCCAGGACTGTTACGATATCCCTAGGACGTTTCCCTCTGACAAGAGCTGCTCGTTTGACTTCAATGAAAGCTTCAACAGCTACTTG cctgcctccctctctgccccccctcccctccagaaAAACAAAGGCATGATGCCAGTGGGCAGCCAGTCCATGGAGGAAGTTGACCAGAACTACGTACCCATGAGCGCCAACTCCCCATCCCACCACCGCTCCGGCAGCCTGTCGGGCTGTGAACCCATCATGGAACCCAACTATGTCCCCATGACCCCGGGCCCGGGCACCTTAGAGTTCTCCCTGGGCAAGCAGGTTCCCCCACCGGCCCACATGGGGTTTCGCTCAAGCCCCAATACCCCACCCCGCAGGCCCATGCTCATCAGCGATTGTCAGCCCCCGCCCGTGGACCGCAACCTCAAACCGGACCGCAAAG CCAAGCCCGCCCCTTTGGAGATCAAGCCCCTACCTGAGTGGGAGGAGTCATCGGCACCTGTCCGCTCGCCTGTCACCAGGTCTTTTGCTCGGGA AACATGA